A single region of the Gopherus evgoodei ecotype Sinaloan lineage chromosome 3, rGopEvg1_v1.p, whole genome shotgun sequence genome encodes:
- the ALDH8A1 gene encoding 2-aminomuconic semialdehyde dehydrogenase, with amino-acid sequence MAAPKTLLVLENFINGKFVPCSSYIDSYDPSTGDVYCRVPDSGKEEVEIAVTAARDAFLSWSSKSLQERSQIMNKLADLIEHDLEAFAQAESKDQGKTITFARTVDIPRAAYNFRFFASSILHHTTECTQMDYMDCMHYTVRTPVGIAGLISPWNLPLHLLTWKIAPAIASGNTVIAKPSEMTSVTAWMMCKLLGRAGIPPGVVNIVFGTGPKAGEAIVSHPEVPLISFTGSTLTAQHIKERSAPHWKKLSLELGGKNPAIIFEDANLDQCIPTTVRSSFANQGEICLCTSRIFVQRSIYNEFLKRFVEETRKWKVGSPSDPTVSMGAMISKEHLEKVKNYVKKARAEGARILCGEGVDSLALPTGNQNGYFMLPTVIAEVKDESCCMQEEIFGPLTCVVLFDTEEEVIKRANGVKYGLAATIWSSNVGRVHRVAKRLQAGLVWTNCWLVRELNLPFGGMKASGIGREGAKASYEFFTEVKTITIKH; translated from the exons ATGGCTGCCCCAAAGACTCTCTTAGTGTTGGAGAACTTCATAAATGGTAAATTTGTCCCTTGTTCCTCCTACATAGACTCCTATGATCCATCCACAGGAGACGTGTATTGCAGAGTACCAGACAGTGGCAAAGAAGAG GTAGAAATTGCAGTCACAGCTGCCAGAGATGCCTTTCTAAGCTGGTCCTCCAAAAGCCTTCAGGAAAGATCTCAGATAATGAACAAGTTAGCAGACCTGATAGAGCATGACCTGGAGGCATTTGCACAAGCAGAATCAAAAGATCAAG GAAAAACAATTACGTTCGCTAGAACAGTGGACATCCCACGGGCAGCATACAACTTCCGGTTCTTTGCATCTTCTATCCTTCACCATACCACAGAATGTACTCAGATGGACTACATGGACTGTATGCATTACACCGTGAGAACTCCAGTAGGCATTG CTGGTTTAATAAGTCCTTGGAATTTGCCACTTCACTTGCTGACCTGGAAAATAGCCCCAGCCATTGCATCTGGAAACACTGTCATCGCCAAGCCCAGTGAGATGACATCTGTCACTGCTTGGATGATGTGCAAACTTCTGGGTAGAGCAG GAATCCCACCGGGAGTGGTGAACATTGTGTTTGGAACTGGCCCCAAAGCTGGGGAGGCTATTGTCTCCCATCCTGAGGTGCCACTGATCTCCTTCACTGGAAGCACACTCACGGCCCAGCACATCAAGGAGAGGAGTGCCCCACACTGGAAAAAGCTTTCTCTCGAACTGGGAGGCAAGAACCCTGCAATCATCTTTGAGGATGCTAATCTGGACCAATGCATCCCTACCACTGTGAGATCCAGCTTTGCAAATCAG GGTGAAATCTGTCTTTGCACCAGCAGGATCTTTGTTCAGAGGAGCATTTATAATGAGTTTTTGAAGAGGTTTGTAGAAGAAACCAGAAAGTGGAAGGTTGGAAGCCCCTCAGATCCCACAGTCAGTATGGGGGCAATGATAAGTAAAGAGCATTTAGAAAAG GTAAAGAATTATGTGAAGAAGGCTCGAGCTGAAGGGGCTAGAATTCTCTGCGGAGAAGGAGTGGATTCTTTGGCTCTTCCAACTGGAAATCAGAATGGCTATTTCATGCTGCCTACAGTCATTGCTGAAGTCAAGGATGAATCCTGCTGCATGCAAGAAGAGATCTTTGGTCCTCTGACGTGTGTGGTCCTGTTTGATACGGAAGAAGAAGTGATTAAAAGAGCCAATGGTGTCAAGTATGGCCTGGCGGCCACGATATGGTCAAGCAATGTGGGGCGAGTTCATCGTGTGGCAAAGAGACTGCAAGCTGGCCTGGTGTGGACCAATTGCTGGCTAGTCAGGGAACTGAACTTGCCATTTGGTGGGATGAAAGCCTCAGGGAtaggcagggagggagcaaagGCGTCTTATGAGTTTTTCACTGAGGTAAAAACCATTACAATAAAACACTGA